The following proteins come from a genomic window of Eisenibacter elegans DSM 3317:
- the rimM gene encoding ribosome maturation factor RimM (Essential for efficient processing of 16S rRNA), with protein MPSLDDYYAIGHIAKTHALQGEVSAVLDVDNPADYQQLEAVLLMVRGALVPHFVERVRISGKYAIFKLEEVDTLEKAETLVGLPLYLPLTALPPLSDDDYYYHELVGFRVEDEALGDVGTVATIYDSTPQVILGVAHPQGSEVLVPAVDAMIQRVDKAARCVYVTLPDGLVDIYLQDIKETPDDLDEE; from the coding sequence ATGCCCTCATTAGACGATTATTATGCCATTGGCCATATCGCCAAAACCCACGCCCTACAAGGCGAGGTGTCGGCAGTGTTGGATGTAGATAACCCCGCTGATTATCAGCAGCTAGAGGCGGTATTGCTGATGGTTCGAGGGGCCTTGGTTCCTCATTTTGTAGAGCGGGTGCGCATTTCAGGCAAATATGCCATCTTTAAGCTCGAAGAGGTAGATACCCTCGAAAAAGCAGAAACCTTGGTAGGCTTGCCGCTTTATTTGCCCCTGACGGCCTTACCCCCCCTCTCCGACGACGATTACTACTACCACGAGCTAGTGGGCTTTAGGGTCGAAGACGAAGCCCTAGGCGATGTAGGCACCGTAGCCACTATTTATGATAGTACGCCGCAGGTCATCTTGGGAGTAGCACACCCCCAAGGCTCAGAAGTGTTGGTTCCGGCAGTGGATGCAATGATACAGCGCGTAGATAAAGCCGCCCGATGTGTTTATGTAACCCTGCCCGACGGCTTGGTAGACATCTACTTGCAAGATATTAAAGAAACTCCTGACGACTTAGACGAAGAATAA
- the trmD gene encoding tRNA (guanosine(37)-N1)-methyltransferase TrmD encodes MRIDIITCVPDLLVSPFAHSIMQRAQDKGLATVHLHNLRDYAINKQAQIDDYMFGGGAGMVLMVEPIAKCIRGLQAERDYDEVIYLTPDGVPYTQAAANRLSLKQNLILLCGHYKGIDERARELFVTSEISIGDYVISGGELAAAVVADSVIRLIPGVLSDETSALTDSFQDQLLSPPVYTRPASFEGLEVPEILRSGDHKRIGQWREQQAIQRTRQRRPDLLGE; translated from the coding sequence ATGCGTATCGACATCATCACTTGTGTGCCTGACTTGCTCGTCAGTCCTTTTGCCCATTCTATTATGCAGCGTGCACAAGACAAGGGGCTAGCGACTGTACACCTACATAACCTGCGCGACTACGCCATCAACAAACAAGCTCAAATAGATGACTATATGTTTGGCGGCGGCGCAGGAATGGTCTTGATGGTAGAGCCTATCGCCAAGTGTATCCGGGGGCTACAAGCCGAACGAGACTATGATGAGGTTATCTATCTTACGCCCGACGGTGTACCTTATACTCAGGCAGCGGCTAACCGGCTGTCGCTCAAACAAAACCTTATCCTGCTCTGTGGGCACTATAAGGGCATCGATGAGCGCGCCCGTGAGCTTTTTGTTACGAGTGAAATCAGCATCGGAGATTATGTAATCTCGGGGGGAGAACTGGCAGCGGCTGTAGTGGCCGACTCGGTGATTCGCCTGATTCCGGGTGTGCTTTCTGATGAGACCTCCGCCCTGACAGACTCCTTTCAGGACCAACTCCTCTCACCGCCGGTATATACCCGTCCTGCGAGCTTTGAGGGGCTAGAAGTACCCGAAATCCTGCGCTCCGGCGACCACAAGCGCATCGGTCAGTGGCGTGAGCAGCAGGCCATCCAACGAACACGTCAGCGCCGCCCAGACTTGTTGGGAGAGTAA
- a CDS encoding transaldolase family protein, with amino-acid sequence MELYLDSVNFQEIEEAFRLGFLNGLTTTPTFMHREGIKDIDGAIVKLSKMVPVLQIEALGDTAEEILAEAERQLALGLDVNKTVFKIPVSNEGLRACKMLRDKGLMVNVHLVYTLAQAYMAMQAGATYVCPLVGRWQDQGHDAIALIEQCVDTVERYGYDTKIMFSSVRHSEHVRTAIISGVHTITAPWKVMKTLTANHFTDVGTDQFVRDTELMTTRVREVIATANPVIKTEDTIFSALSQMTSSGLGAVSVVDGQGVLVGIFTDGDLRRKLNEGGQAVLDQKMSTILSGKAPIQIIEHALLYDAVSVFKSAQVDNIVVVNDKNQPVGMIDIQDFVKRNLIG; translated from the coding sequence ATGGAACTATACCTCGATTCTGTCAACTTTCAAGAAATAGAAGAGGCTTTCCGTTTGGGCTTTCTCAACGGCCTAACTACCACTCCTACTTTTATGCACCGTGAGGGCATCAAGGATATTGATGGCGCTATCGTCAAATTGTCTAAGATGGTACCTGTATTGCAGATTGAAGCCCTTGGCGATACTGCCGAAGAGATTTTGGCAGAGGCCGAGCGCCAGTTGGCTTTAGGTTTGGACGTAAACAAGACCGTCTTCAAAATCCCTGTGTCTAACGAAGGCTTGCGCGCCTGTAAAATGTTGCGCGACAAAGGCCTGATGGTCAATGTGCACCTAGTCTACACCCTCGCGCAGGCCTATATGGCGATGCAAGCCGGAGCGACGTATGTCTGCCCATTGGTAGGACGCTGGCAAGACCAAGGCCACGATGCTATTGCCCTTATAGAGCAGTGTGTCGATACGGTCGAGCGTTATGGATACGATACCAAGATTATGTTCTCGTCTGTACGCCACTCAGAGCACGTTCGTACAGCCATTATCAGTGGAGTACACACCATCACCGCGCCTTGGAAGGTGATGAAGACCTTGACGGCCAACCACTTCACGGATGTTGGAACAGACCAGTTTGTACGCGACACCGAACTGATGACCACCCGTGTACGCGAAGTAATCGCCACCGCCAACCCTGTTATCAAAACAGAAGACACTATCTTCAGCGCCCTGAGCCAAATGACTAGCTCTGGCCTAGGAGCGGTAAGTGTGGTAGACGGACAGGGAGTGCTCGTGGGAATCTTTACCGACGGAGACCTGCGCCGCAAGCTCAATGAAGGTGGCCAAGCTGTACTTGACCAAAAAATGAGCACTATCCTCTCGGGCAAAGCTCCGATTCAAATCATTGAGCACGCCCTGCTGTATGATGCAGTAAGTGTATTCAAATCTGCTCAGGTGGACAACATTGTTGTGGTTAACGACAAAAACCAACCTGTAGGGATGATTGACATCCAAGATTTTGTCAAGCGCAATTTGATTGGCTAG
- a CDS encoding DUF423 domain-containing protein produces the protein MAKIFLLLGALLGGLAVGLGAFGAHALKAMLSANQRLDTFELAVKYQFYHALALLITGILLWQTAAKAFVYAGYAFTVGVLIFSGSLYILSLSNVGKWGAVTPIGGVGLILGWAFLLWGIASQPWK, from the coding sequence ATGGCAAAAATATTCCTACTTCTGGGAGCACTCCTTGGCGGACTGGCCGTTGGGCTGGGTGCTTTTGGCGCACACGCCCTCAAGGCGATGCTGAGCGCCAACCAACGCCTTGATACCTTTGAGCTGGCGGTGAAATATCAGTTTTACCACGCCCTAGCCTTGCTCATTACAGGTATCTTGCTCTGGCAAACAGCCGCCAAGGCATTCGTGTATGCCGGTTATGCCTTTACGGTGGGCGTACTGATTTTCTCTGGCTCGCTCTATATCCTCTCGCTGAGTAATGTAGGCAAGTGGGGAGCTGTTACACCTATTGGGGGTGTAGGATTGATTTTGGGTTGGGCTTTTTTGCTTTGGGGAATTGCCTCACAGCCTTGGAAATAA
- the thrS gene encoding threonine--tRNA ligase encodes MSQINITLPDGSVRSYPQGVSGLEIAQSISEGLMRNVLAAKVNGEVWDATRPIQQDSTVQLLTWKDTEGKNTFWHSSAHLLAEALEALYPGVKFGIGPAIETGFYYDIDLGEGRILSQEEFEKIEQKMLELARQKNEYLRSEVSKAEAIRYFEQKGDEYKLELLEGLQDGHITFYQQGAFTDLCRGPHIPHTGFIKAVKLMNVAGAYWRGDVSRKQLTRVYGVAFPQDKELKEYLRLLEEAKKRDHRKLGQELELFAFSENVGKGLPLWLPKGTLLRERLEQFLRKAQVRAGYDPVVTPHIGSKKLYETSGHWEKYGEDSFQPIHTPEEDELFMLKPMNCPHHCEIYKTKPRSYKDLPLRLAEFGTVYRYEQSGELHGLTRVRGFTQDDAHIFCRADQVKDEFAKVIDLVLYVFNALGFEEFTAQISLRHQTERQKYIGHEEDWDRAEREIQEVAEAKNLRTVVEYGEAAFYGPKLDFMVKDALGRRWQLGTIQVDYQLPERFQLEYIGADNQKHRPVMIHRAPFGSLERFVAVLIEHCGGNFPLWLAPDQIAVLPISEKYHDYARQVHQSLAQQDIRGILDERDEKIQRKIRDAEVRKIPYMLIVGDKEQAENGVSVRRHGTGDLGSMSLTDFMERFVEEVAIAQ; translated from the coding sequence ATGAGTCAAATCAATATTACCCTGCCCGACGGAAGCGTACGTAGCTATCCGCAAGGGGTTAGCGGGCTAGAAATAGCCCAAAGCATCAGCGAAGGCCTGATGCGCAACGTGTTGGCCGCTAAGGTCAACGGAGAAGTATGGGACGCTACCCGCCCCATCCAACAAGACAGCACCGTGCAGCTGCTCACCTGGAAAGACACGGAAGGGAAAAACACTTTTTGGCACTCATCGGCTCACCTTTTGGCCGAAGCCCTCGAAGCCCTCTATCCGGGAGTGAAGTTTGGTATCGGCCCCGCTATCGAAACGGGCTTTTATTATGACATTGACCTCGGCGAAGGGCGCATACTCTCACAAGAAGAGTTTGAGAAAATTGAGCAGAAAATGCTAGAACTTGCCCGCCAAAAAAACGAGTACCTGCGCTCAGAAGTCTCTAAAGCAGAGGCAATCCGCTACTTTGAGCAAAAAGGGGATGAGTATAAGCTCGAACTCCTCGAAGGGCTACAAGACGGACACATTACTTTTTATCAACAAGGTGCGTTTACAGACCTCTGTCGTGGGCCACACATCCCACATACGGGCTTTATCAAGGCCGTAAAGCTGATGAATGTGGCCGGAGCTTACTGGCGCGGCGATGTAAGCCGAAAGCAGCTCACTCGTGTATATGGGGTGGCATTCCCACAAGATAAAGAGCTGAAAGAGTACCTCAGACTACTCGAAGAAGCCAAAAAACGCGACCATCGCAAGCTAGGCCAAGAACTAGAACTCTTTGCCTTTTCAGAAAACGTAGGCAAAGGCCTGCCCTTATGGCTGCCCAAGGGTACCCTCTTGCGCGAGCGCCTAGAGCAGTTTTTGCGCAAGGCACAAGTACGTGCCGGCTATGATCCTGTCGTAACGCCTCACATCGGCAGCAAAAAACTATATGAGACCTCTGGCCACTGGGAGAAGTATGGCGAAGACTCTTTCCAGCCTATTCATACCCCCGAAGAGGACGAGCTGTTTATGCTCAAGCCTATGAACTGCCCGCACCACTGCGAAATCTACAAGACCAAACCCCGCTCTTACAAAGACCTTCCGTTGCGTCTGGCAGAGTTCGGTACCGTCTATCGTTATGAGCAAAGTGGCGAGCTACACGGCCTGACCCGTGTGCGTGGCTTTACCCAAGATGATGCGCATATCTTCTGCCGTGCCGACCAAGTAAAAGATGAGTTTGCCAAAGTAATTGACTTGGTGCTTTATGTCTTCAATGCGCTTGGCTTTGAGGAATTTACGGCGCAAATATCATTGCGCCACCAAACCGAACGCCAGAAATACATCGGACACGAAGAAGACTGGGATCGCGCCGAGCGCGAAATCCAAGAAGTGGCCGAAGCCAAAAACCTGCGTACAGTGGTAGAGTATGGTGAGGCGGCTTTTTATGGCCCCAAGCTAGACTTTATGGTGAAGGATGCGCTAGGTCGCCGCTGGCAGTTGGGTACTATTCAGGTAGACTATCAGCTACCGGAGCGCTTCCAGCTCGAATACATCGGAGCAGACAACCAAAAACACCGCCCCGTGATGATTCACCGTGCGCCTTTTGGCTCGCTGGAGCGCTTCGTAGCCGTGTTGATAGAGCACTGTGGGGGTAACTTCCCGCTTTGGCTCGCACCTGACCAAATCGCCGTGTTGCCCATTTCGGAAAAATACCACGACTATGCTCGCCAAGTACACCAAAGCCTCGCACAGCAAGACATCCGAGGTATTTTAGACGAGCGCGACGAGAAAATCCAACGTAAAATTCGCGATGCCGAAGTCCGAAAAATCCCGTATATGCTCATCGTAGGCGACAAAGAACAAGCCGAAAACGGGGTTTCTGTTCGCCGACACGGCACAGGAGACCTTGGCAGTATGTCGTTGACCGATTTTATGGAGCGCTTTGTCGAAGAAGTCGCCATTGCACAATAA
- a CDS encoding SiaB family protein kinase has translation MQMLPPFYAYYKALARQGLVIAYRGPITDVMIAELSREVRQKTAHTPKTGKKVFAVFMELTQNMLYYSAEKTYFGQDPNSIGMLFLSFDLQEGYTFGCGNLVENPYVPELVENCNIINSLDRDSLRDYKRQQRNAPQRERSRGAGIGLIQSAITADNPLDVVFTEMNERYTLFELTVKIDMLDSLEGDENQATADTD, from the coding sequence ATGCAGATGCTCCCTCCTTTTTACGCATACTATAAAGCGCTAGCCCGTCAAGGCCTAGTCATAGCTTATCGCGGCCCTATTACGGATGTAATGATTGCGGAGCTGAGCCGAGAGGTGCGCCAAAAAACAGCTCATACCCCAAAAACTGGGAAAAAAGTATTTGCGGTCTTTATGGAGTTGACACAAAATATGCTCTATTACTCCGCCGAGAAGACATATTTTGGGCAAGATCCCAACAGCATCGGAATGCTTTTTTTGAGCTTTGACCTACAAGAGGGCTATACTTTTGGGTGTGGCAATTTAGTCGAAAATCCCTACGTACCCGAGCTAGTCGAAAATTGCAATATCATCAACTCACTAGATAGGGACTCGCTGCGCGATTATAAACGCCAACAACGAAATGCCCCTCAAAGAGAACGTAGCCGTGGCGCAGGCATAGGGCTTATTCAGTCAGCCATTACTGCCGACAATCCACTCGATGTTGTTTTTACAGAAATGAACGAACGGTATACCTTGTTTGAACTGACTGTCAAAATTGATATGCTCGACAGCCTCGAAGGTGACGAAAACCAAGCGACTGCTGATACAGACTAA
- the kdsA gene encoding 3-deoxy-8-phosphooctulonate synthase: MALKKVQVGDISCGEDALFLISGPCVIEDESIMMQTAEKLKEVSERLGIQVIYKSSFQKDNRSSLDYYQGPGLDEGLKILARIKAEFGFPLLTDIHSADQAAAAAEVIDVLQIPAYLCMQTSLTVAAAKTGRVVNLKHGQFLAPENMKHPVKKIEASGNNQIILTERGYTFGYNDLIVDPRSFYHLNQMGYPVVFDVTHAIRKYGIPSADAKGGAREFLPTLARAGVASGVDGLFVETHPNPEAALCDAASQLCVTDLEEFLKPLLEIHTVVRRYT; encoded by the coding sequence ATGGCTCTAAAAAAAGTACAAGTAGGCGATATTTCTTGTGGGGAAGATGCCCTCTTTCTTATTTCTGGTCCCTGTGTCATCGAAGATGAGTCGATTATGATGCAAACCGCCGAGAAGCTCAAAGAAGTGTCTGAGCGCCTAGGCATACAAGTTATTTATAAGTCTTCGTTTCAAAAAGACAACCGCAGTTCTTTGGATTACTACCAAGGTCCCGGCCTCGACGAAGGACTCAAGATTTTGGCACGTATCAAGGCCGAATTTGGCTTCCCACTCCTGACCGACATCCACAGCGCTGATCAGGCTGCCGCCGCTGCCGAGGTCATTGATGTGTTGCAGATTCCGGCATACCTCTGTATGCAGACCTCGCTGACAGTAGCTGCCGCCAAAACAGGGCGTGTGGTCAACCTCAAACACGGGCAGTTCCTAGCCCCTGAGAATATGAAGCACCCTGTCAAGAAGATTGAAGCCAGTGGCAACAACCAAATCATCTTGACCGAACGCGGCTATACTTTTGGATACAATGACCTGATTGTAGACCCTCGTAGTTTTTATCACCTCAATCAAATGGGGTATCCTGTCGTATTTGACGTAACCCACGCCATCCGCAAGTATGGTATCCCAAGTGCTGATGCCAAAGGTGGAGCGCGTGAGTTTTTGCCTACGCTTGCCCGCGCCGGAGTAGCTTCTGGGGTCGACGGCCTCTTTGTCGAAACACACCCCAACCCTGAAGCCGCACTCTGTGATGCTGCCAGCCAACTCTGTGTAACAGACCTCGAAGAGTTTCTCAAGCCTTTGCTCGAAATTCACACGGTCGTGCGTCGATATACCTAG
- the ggt gene encoding gamma-glutamyltransferase, translated as MLLPYYSRWAALCLVCFLSLGVRLSAQDRVTGRTFATRSEVIAQNGMAATSHPLATQIALDVLKQGGSAVDAAIAANAALGLMEPTGCGIGGDLFAIVWDPKTQQLYGLNASGRAPKALNIDYFTSRGMDKIPAYGPLPVSVPGCVDGWFELHQKFGRLKMSQVLQPAIGYAEQGFPVTELIAFYLERSIAFLGKYPNVTDVYAPNGQAPAKGDIFKNPALANTYKQLAKGGRDAFYKGEMARTIAGFIQEQGGVLSYEDLATHRSEWITPVSANYRGYDVWELPPNGQGIASLQMLNILEGYDFSKISFGSAEHIHYFVEAKKLAFEDRAKYYADMDFVKVPVQELISKEYAEERRALINPSRAGRSYGAGNITAGETIYMTVADKDGMMISLIQSNYRGMGSGMVPPGLGFMLQDRGELFHLDPTHANALQPGKRPFHTIIPCFITKDGKPWVSFGVMGGDFQPLGHVQVVMNLIDFGMNLQEAGDAPRIDHNGSVDPTGIPADAAGGQITLEHGFDYATIRQLMAMGHKVGFAYGIYGGYQAIMYDAQRKVYLGASESRKDGHAAGY; from the coding sequence ATGTTACTACCATACTATTCCCGATGGGCAGCCCTCTGCCTTGTGTGTTTTCTAAGTTTGGGTGTTAGGTTATCTGCCCAAGACCGTGTTACGGGGCGCACTTTTGCGACCCGCTCAGAGGTCATCGCTCAAAACGGGATGGCTGCTACAAGCCATCCATTGGCTACCCAAATCGCCCTTGATGTACTCAAGCAAGGGGGCAGTGCTGTTGATGCAGCCATTGCGGCCAATGCGGCACTAGGCTTGATGGAGCCTACTGGTTGTGGTATTGGGGGTGATTTATTTGCCATCGTTTGGGATCCCAAGACACAGCAGCTCTATGGGCTCAACGCTAGCGGGCGCGCTCCCAAGGCGCTCAACATCGATTATTTTACATCGCGAGGGATGGACAAAATCCCCGCCTACGGTCCACTGCCAGTTAGTGTGCCGGGATGTGTGGATGGTTGGTTTGAGCTACACCAGAAGTTTGGCCGCCTCAAAATGAGTCAAGTATTACAGCCAGCCATTGGCTATGCCGAGCAGGGGTTTCCCGTTACGGAGCTGATTGCCTTTTATTTGGAGCGTTCAATCGCTTTTTTGGGTAAATACCCCAACGTAACCGATGTGTATGCACCCAATGGCCAAGCACCAGCGAAGGGGGATATCTTCAAAAACCCGGCTTTGGCCAATACCTACAAGCAACTGGCCAAAGGCGGACGCGATGCTTTTTACAAAGGAGAGATGGCACGCACCATTGCGGGGTTTATCCAAGAACAAGGTGGTGTGTTGAGCTACGAAGACCTTGCCACACACCGCTCAGAGTGGATTACCCCGGTATCGGCCAATTATCGTGGGTATGATGTATGGGAGCTGCCCCCCAACGGCCAAGGAATTGCCTCTCTTCAGATGCTCAACATCCTCGAAGGCTACGATTTTAGCAAAATTTCTTTTGGCTCTGCTGAGCATATCCACTATTTTGTGGAAGCCAAAAAACTAGCTTTTGAAGACCGAGCCAAGTACTATGCCGATATGGATTTTGTAAAAGTCCCCGTACAAGAGCTGATTAGTAAGGAGTATGCCGAAGAACGCCGGGCGCTGATCAACCCCAGCCGAGCAGGGCGCAGTTATGGAGCAGGCAATATCACGGCTGGAGAAACGATTTATATGACCGTAGCCGACAAAGACGGGATGATGATTTCGCTCATCCAGAGCAACTATCGCGGGATGGGTTCGGGGATGGTGCCGCCGGGTTTGGGCTTTATGCTTCAAGACCGAGGCGAGTTGTTTCACCTTGACCCCACCCACGCCAATGCGCTACAGCCCGGCAAACGCCCTTTTCATACCATCATCCCTTGCTTTATCACTAAAGACGGAAAGCCTTGGGTAAGCTTTGGTGTAATGGGAGGCGATTTTCAGCCCTTGGGGCACGTACAGGTGGTGATGAACCTGATAGATTTTGGGATGAATTTGCAGGAGGCAGGCGATGCACCCCGCATCGACCACAATGGCTCGGTAGACCCTACGGGCATCCCTGCAGATGCTGCCGGAGGCCAAATCACTCTTGAGCATGGCTTCGACTATGCGACCATCCGCCAACTGATGGCTATGGGACATAAAGTAGGCTTTGCATATGGGATTTATGGAGGCTACCAAGCGATTATGTATGACGCACAGCGGAAGGTATATCTTGGTGCTTCAGAATCACGCAAAGACGGCCACGCCGCCGGATATTGA
- a CDS encoding Rossmann-like and DUF2520 domain-containing protein produces the protein MKISLIGAGNVAWHLSAALERAGHTIEEVYSRQKTNAERLANRLRCAQATDDLDLRTSKAQLFLLCVADDAYELVLSRLQLPQNTLIAHTSGSLPLAILAAKQRPAGVFYPLQTFSKQKTVDFTQVLFCIEGQTPEAEKQLQLLAQALSQQVKLVSSEQRRVLHLAAVFACNFTNYMLSLADEILTEKGASLQLLTALIQETIQKALLDSPHTAQTGPARRGDLQLIEKHLETLQQKPEAAQVYRLLSELIVDKYRAK, from the coding sequence GTGAAAATATCACTGATTGGTGCCGGTAATGTAGCTTGGCATTTGAGCGCAGCCCTCGAACGCGCCGGACATACGATTGAAGAAGTATACAGCCGCCAAAAGACCAATGCCGAGCGGTTGGCCAACCGACTGCGCTGTGCTCAAGCTACTGATGACCTTGATTTGAGAACAAGCAAGGCTCAACTTTTTTTACTCTGTGTGGCTGATGATGCCTATGAGCTTGTATTGTCCCGACTCCAATTGCCCCAAAATACCCTTATAGCACATACCTCAGGAAGTTTGCCACTCGCTATTTTGGCAGCAAAACAAAGACCGGCAGGCGTTTTTTATCCCCTACAGACTTTTAGCAAGCAGAAAACAGTAGACTTTACCCAAGTGCTTTTTTGTATCGAGGGGCAAACACCCGAAGCCGAAAAGCAACTACAACTATTGGCACAAGCCCTCAGCCAACAAGTAAAGCTGGTTTCTTCAGAACAACGCCGTGTCTTACATCTAGCGGCTGTATTTGCTTGTAACTTCACAAACTATATGCTCAGCTTAGCAGACGAAATCTTGACTGAAAAAGGAGCTTCTTTACAATTATTGACTGCGCTGATTCAAGAAACTATCCAAAAAGCACTGCTCGATAGCCCACACACTGCCCAAACAGGCCCAGCCCGAAGGGGAGACTTGCAACTGATTGAAAAACATCTGGAAACGCTCCAACAAAAACCAGAGGCAGCCCAGGTATACCGC
- a CDS encoding M28 family peptidase: MKQYYIKNLGTLFIAWAMFWLVVVPASGQDQTAIRYAKVITQEALSKHLHVIAADSMEGRDTGSKGQKKAADYIRQHFKTVGLAAPVPTPEGNSYFQRFQIGRKKSTEGTLTLNGQDFVYGKDFFSPSDYQTPATVLQPVFVGYGIHTAQYSDYEALEQLNGQWVICYQGEPLDANANSRITGAAQESEAARWETKLATAQSRGAKGLIIIAGDNDQDLGAAYSQYKAQQRKRPSNLYNPYPQSPAVLVVSASVAAQWLNTTADQLKTQRKKIGQSGKTTAETFTAQQATLSLQQLWEIERDTENVLGFLEGTDKKDELLVISAHYDHVGMEGDKIFNGADDDGSGTVAVMMMAEAFAKAAAEGYRPRRSILFITVAGEEIGLFGSQFYTDVNPIFPLENTVANLNIDMIGRIGGEYIRKNDPNYIYLIGSDKLSTELHQLSEKANDTYTQLKLDYLYNRDNDPNRFYYRSDHYNFAKNRIPVIFYFNGVHPDYHQHTDTVEKIHFPKMEKITRLIFHTAWEIANREERLKVDK; this comes from the coding sequence ATGAAACAATACTATATCAAAAACCTAGGCACATTATTTATCGCCTGGGCAATGTTTTGGCTTGTGGTTGTACCGGCATCAGGGCAAGACCAGACCGCCATCCGCTACGCCAAGGTCATCACCCAAGAGGCGCTTTCCAAACACCTACACGTCATCGCTGCCGATAGTATGGAAGGACGAGACACCGGTAGCAAAGGTCAAAAAAAAGCTGCTGACTACATCCGCCAACATTTTAAGACTGTAGGGCTGGCTGCTCCAGTGCCTACCCCAGAGGGGAATAGCTATTTTCAGCGATTTCAGATAGGTCGTAAAAAAAGTACTGAAGGTACGTTGACCCTCAACGGCCAAGACTTTGTGTATGGCAAAGATTTTTTTAGTCCTTCTGATTATCAGACACCGGCCACAGTGCTACAACCTGTATTTGTGGGCTATGGCATTCATACGGCACAATACAGCGATTATGAAGCATTAGAGCAGCTCAACGGCCAGTGGGTCATTTGTTATCAGGGCGAACCACTAGATGCCAACGCCAACTCTCGTATTACGGGAGCGGCGCAAGAATCGGAAGCAGCTCGCTGGGAAACCAAGTTGGCAACCGCCCAAAGCCGTGGAGCCAAAGGGCTGATTATCATTGCTGGCGACAACGACCAAGACCTTGGCGCAGCCTATAGCCAATATAAAGCACAACAGCGTAAGCGCCCATCGAACTTGTATAACCCCTACCCTCAGTCGCCTGCTGTCCTGGTGGTGAGCGCCAGTGTAGCGGCGCAGTGGCTCAATACTACTGCTGACCAGCTCAAAACACAACGTAAAAAAATAGGCCAAAGCGGCAAAACGACTGCCGAAACCTTTACTGCCCAACAAGCCACCCTCTCACTCCAGCAACTTTGGGAGATAGAGCGAGATACCGAAAATGTATTGGGCTTTTTGGAAGGAACAGATAAAAAGGACGAGCTGCTTGTCATCAGTGCACACTATGACCACGTAGGGATGGAAGGGGATAAAATATTTAATGGTGCTGACGATGATGGCTCCGGAACAGTAGCCGTAATGATGATGGCCGAAGCCTTTGCCAAAGCTGCCGCCGAAGGATACCGCCCCCGCCGTAGTATCTTATTCATCACTGTAGCCGGAGAAGAAATCGGGCTCTTTGGCTCGCAATTTTACACCGATGTCAACCCCATTTTCCCCCTCGAAAACACAGTGGCCAACCTCAATATCGATATGATAGGCCGCATCGGTGGAGAGTATATCCGCAAGAATGACCCTAATTATATCTATCTCATTGGCTCTGATAAGCTCTCCACAGAGCTACATCAATTAAGCGAAAAAGCCAATGATACTTATACCCAGCTCAAGCTCGATTATCTATACAATAGAGACAATGACCCTAACCGGTTTTATTACCGCTCCGACCACTATAATTTTGCTAAAAACCGCATACCAGTTATTTTCTACTTCAATGGCGTACACCCCGACTACCACCAGCATACAGATACTGTAGAGAAGATACACTTCCCAAAAATGGAAAAAATAACCCGACTTATTTTCCATACCGCCTGGGAAATCGCCAACAGAGAAGAACGACTAAAGGTGGATAAGTAG